In Sorangium aterium, the genomic stretch GCAGCCCTGGCACGGGCTCGACGCCTGCGCCGCTGCGTCCCATGCAAGCGTGCATGGAAGGCTCGGCGCGGACGCGACCCTCGGCCCAGCGGGTGAACGGTGGACTGCTCGCAGAGATCACCCGTGCCCTGGGGGGCAAGGACATCGAGGCCCTCTCCCGGATCTACGCGGAAGACGCCGTGATCGAGGAGGTGAGCAGCCGCGATCCGCCGGCCCACCCCAGCGTCACCCGCGGGAGGCAAGCGATCATGGAGCGGCTCAAGAGCGACCTCTTCCGCGATCCGGTCTCGGACTGGGAGCGCCAGCTCGATTCGACGGAGATCCTGGATGGAATCGAGACCGATGAGGGGCTGGCGTACATGGAGGTGCGCGTCTATGCGGCCGGCGATCGGGTCGTCGCGCAGCACCTGGCCCGCAAGAAGAACGGCCTCATCGGCCACGATCGCGTCGTCGTCGCCTGGGACGCGGACTGAGCCAGCGCCGGCGAGCGGCGGTGCCGCCCGACGCGCCGTCGAGGGCCGCCTTGCTTGCGCGGCGAGGGCTGCGCTGCTCGCGCGGCGGCGATGTAGAGTGGCGCCGTGACCACCGCCGTCCTCCTCAGCTGCCACGGCACCGTCGAGCGGCTCGACGATCTGCCCGCATTCGTCACCAACATCCGCCGCGGCAGGCCGGCCCCGCCAGAGGTGATCGACGAGGTCCGCCGCCGCTTCCAGGCGATCGGCGGCTCGCCGCTCATGCGCATCACGCAAGCCCAGGCGGACGCGCTCGCCGCGAGGCTCGGTCTCCCGGTCGCCATTGCCGGGCGCCTCTGGCACCCGTATCCGGCCGAGGTGCTCGGCGCGCTCCACCGCAGCGGCGTGAGGCGCGTCGTCTCGCTGCCGCTCGCGCCGCAGTCCGTCGACGTCTACCACGCCGTCGTCCGCGACGCGGCCGCCGAGCAGGGCGGCATGGAGGTCCGGTGCGTGCCCGCGTGGGGGCTCGATCCGGCGCTGATCGACGCCTTCGTCGAGGTGATCGACGAGGCGCTCGCGCGCGCCCCCGAGGAGAGCCGGGCGAAGACGGCGGTGATCCTCTCGGCCCACAGCCTCCCGCAGCGGATCATCGCCGCCGGAGATCCGTACGAGCGCCAGTTCCGCGCGATGGCCGCCGAGGTGGAGCGCCGCATCGCCCCTCGCAGGAACCCGGTGCTCGTCGCCTTCCAGAGCCAGGGCATGACCGGCGACGCCTGGCTCGGTCCGGATCTGCGGTCGACGTTCGATGGCCTCGCCGCGCGCGGCGTGCGGGAGGCGCTGATCGCGCCGATCGGCTTCGTCGCGGATCACGTCGAGACCCTCTACGATCTCGACGTGGAGGCGCAGGTATTCGCCCGTGAGGCGGGCCTCGCGCGGCTCTCCCGGGCGCCGGCCGTGAACACGCGGCCGCGCTTCATCGACGCCCTGGAGGCGCTCGTCCGGCGCGAGCTCGCGCAGGCCGCGCCGTAGGCGGCGCAGCGCCGGCTCAGCGCTCGCTGACGCGGCGCTTGCGCGGGAGCCTCGACACGGTCGCGCGGAGGAGCCACGGGGCGTGCCTCGAGAGCGACACCCCGAGCTTGCCGTGGGCGGTGACGATCACCTCGGCGCGCCGCGCGACGATGCCGTCCATGATCTGTCGCGCCGCCGTCTGCGCCGGCATGACGAGCCAGCGCGGCACGGGATCCTGGGCGCCCTCGTGCCGGTTGCCCGCGTTGTCGATCTGGCGGATCTCGCTCGCCACGTACCCCGGCGCGACGTGCGTGACCGCGACGCCGTCGGCGTGGAGCTCCGCGCGCAGCGTCTCGGCGAGGGCGCGCACCGCGAACTTGCTCATCGTGTAGGCGCCCACCGCGGGGACCGCGAGGTAGCCCATCACGCTGCCGACGAGCGCGACGCCGCCGCGCGATCGCTTGAGCTCCGGCAGCGCGGCCTTCACGGTGCGCAGCGCGCCGAAGACGTTGGTCTCGAGCTGCCGGCGGAAATCGTCGAGCGCGAGATCCTCGACGCGTCCCGCCACGCCGAACCCGGCGTTCGCGATGGCGATGTCGAGCCCCCCGAACGCCTCGCTCGCCTGCGCGACGGCGCGCTCCACGTCGCCGTCGCGCGTGACGTCGCACGGGGTCGCGAGCGCCTCGCCGCCGGACCGCCGGATCTCCGTCGCGAGCGCCTCGAGCCGCTCGGCCCGCCGCGCCGCGAGGACGACCCGGCCGCCGCGCCGGGCGACCTCCCGGGCGAGGGCCTCGCCGATCCCCGACGACGCGCCCGTGATGAGAACGACCCGACCGGCGAGCTTGCTTGCCATGGACGCCCGCATACCACGATCGCGGGACCTCGCGCTCTGGCGCGCGCTAGCGCGGTCGCTCATGCTCGGCCTCTCGCCGCTCGGTCGCGCCGGCGGCGTCGGTTACGATGGCCTCTCCCGGCTCGACCGGGCGCCGCGTCTCAGCGTAGGTTTGCGTTCGTTTTGCGTAGGTCTGCGTTCGTCTGCGTTCGTTCGCGTGCGGTTGTGCACGATGACGAACGGTCGCGCATCGTTGCGCACGGGGTGACATGCGAAGCCACTCGATCCGCCGCTCTCTTGCCGCTCTCCTCGTCGCCGCCGCCTGCGCGGCCCCCGCTCCCGCCTCCGGCGAGCCGCCCCCCTCGCTTTCGCGCGTGGAGGCGCTCCTCGCGCAGGGCGACTATGCGGAGGCCGAGAAGGTCGTCCTCAGCCTCCAGGGCGGGAAGGAGCGCGCCGCGGCGCTGCTCGCGAAGGCGCGGATCGAGCTGCTCACGGGTCGCTACGACGACGCGGTGAAGACGGCGAAGGCCGCCGCCGCGCTCGGCAAGGAGGCGCGGATCGCCGCCGCGCCGCTTCGGGCCGAGGCGCTCGCGCGCCGCGGGAAGATGGCCGAGGCGATCGCGGCGGTGCGCGAGGTGGAGCGGGAGGACGACGCCCGCCGCGCGCGGCTCATGCTCGGCGAGCTCCTGATCGAGTCGGGCAAGCGGGGCGAGGCGCGCGCGCCGCTGATGACGATCATCGACGACTACAACGACGACAAGATCACCGCGAGCGACGCGGAGGGGCTGTCGCTGGTCGGGCGCGCGGCGCACCTGCTCCGGAGCGCGCGCGACGCGAACGACGCGTTCAACGCGGCCGAGAAGGTGGGCGGCAAGCAGCGGGTCGAGACGTTGCTCTGGCGGGCCGAGCTGTTCCTCGACAAATACGACCCCGGCCACGCCGGGCAGGTCGTGAAGGAGGCGCTCAAGCTCGCCCCGAAGGATCCGTTTTCCCGCGTCGCCATGGCGCGCGTCAAGCTCGAGAGCGCGATGGACTTCGGCGGCGCCGACAGCGAGGTCGCGCAGGCGCTCTCCGTGAATCCGAACCTCGCCGAGGCCTACTTCGTCCGCGCCGGGCTCGCGCTCCGCGACATGGACATCGACGCCGCGGACGCTGCAGCCGACCGCGGGCTCAAGGTGAACCCGAACGACCTCGAGCTGCTCTCGATCAAGGCGGCGGGCCGCTTCCTCGCCGACGACGCGGCCGGCTTCGAGGCCATCAAGGCGAAGGTGCTCGGCCTGAACCCGGGGTTCTCGCGGTTCTTCCAGATCGTCGGCGAGTTCGCGGAGTGGGAGCACCGCTACGACGACATCGTCAAGATGATGGCGGAGGCGACGCAGGTCGATCCGGACGACGCGAAGGCGCACGCCACGCTCGGCCTGAACCTGATCCGCGCCGGCGACGAGAAGAGCGGCGTGCTCTCGCTGCAGAAGGCGTGGGACAAGGACCGCTTCAACGTGCGGGTCTTCAATACGCTGAACCTCTACGAGAAGGACATCGCGACGCAGTACGTGACCGTCGAGGGGCAGACGTTCCGCGTCCGCTACCACAAGCAGGAGCGGGCGATCCTCGAGCGGTACGTGCCGCGCATGCTCGAGGAGGCGTGGGGCTCGATGGTGAAGCGGTACGGCTTCACGCCGAAGGTCCCGGTCTCGATCGAGCTCTACGCGTCGACGGAGAACTTCAGCGTCAGGACGAGCGGCCTGCCCAACGTGGGCATCCAGGGCGTCTGCTTCGGCCAGACGCTCGCGGCGCTGAGCCCGGCGGCGGGGGAGTTCAACTGGGGGAACGTGCTGTGGCACGAGCTCGGGCACGTCTTCGCGATCCAGCTCTCGAAGAACCACGTCCCGCGCTGGTTCACCGAGGGGCTCAGCGAGTACGAGACGATCGTGCGGCGGCCCGAGTGGCACCGCGAGGAAGATCCGGCGCTGTTCGCCGCCCTGAAGGGCGGGAGGATCCCGGCGGTCGACGGGTTCAACCGGGCGTTCACGCACGTCGACAACATCGAGGACGTGACGATGGCCTACTTTGCGGCGAGCCAGATCGTGGTCTTCATGGCGGGCGAGTTCGGCTTCCCGAAGGTGGTCTCGATGCTGCCCCGGTGGGCCGCGGGCAAGCGGACGCAGGAGGTGGTGAAGGAGTCGCTCGGGATCAGCGCGGAGGAGCTCGATCGGCGCTTCCGCGCGTGGCTGAAGCCCCGGCTCGAGCGCTACGAGAAGCAGTACGTCCCGGATCTGCACGCGCCGCCGCTCGACGAGGCGCGCAAGGCGGCGGCGCGCGCTCCGAAGGACGCGAAGCGGCTCGTCGAGCTCGCGCTCGCGCTGTTCGAGGACGGGCAGCGCCAGGAGGGCGAGGCGGTGCTCGCCGAGGCGCTCCGGGTCGACCCGAAGCAGCCTGACGCGACCTACCTCAAGGTGCGGGCGGCCTTCGCCGAGAAGAAGCCCGACGAGGCGGCGAGGCTCTTGAGCAAGATGATCGCCGACGGGAACGACGGCTACGTCGTGCGGATGAAGCTCGCTGATCTCGCCGAGCTGAAGAAGGACGCGGCGAAGATGAAGGCGAACCTCGAGGCGGCGTCGCGCCAGGATCCCACGCAGGCCGAGCCGCTCCAGGGGCTGTACGACCTCGCGCATCGGCAGAAGGACGCTGCGGGCGAGCTCTCGGCGCTTCGCCGGCTCGCGCTCCTCGATCAGCACGATCGCCGTGTCTGGCGGCGGCTGCTCCGGCTGCTCGTGGAGCGCGGCGCGTGGGAGGAGGCGCGCAAGGTCGGCGAGGGCGCGATCTTCGTCGACGTGGCGAACCCGGAGATCCACCGGCTCTATGCGCGGGCGCTGGCGCGCACGGGGCGGCACGTGTCGGCGATCTACGAGCTGAACAGCGCGCTCCTAGCCGGGTCGAAGCCGGGGGATGCGGCGGAGATCTACGGGGAGCTCGCCAAGGCGTACGCGAAGATGAAGCGGGACGACTACGCGAAGCAGGCGCTCGAGTACCAGAAGGCGATGAGGGGCGCGTCACCGCCTGCGCCGCGGGCGATGCCGGATTGAGGTTCGGGGCTCGGGGCTCGGGGCGAGGTGTGAGCGGGGAAGGGAGGGCGGAGATCCCGGCTGCACGCGCCGGAGGGGGTCTCCGCGCGGCAGGGCGCGGGTGGGCGCTCGGCCATCCGCCGAGGCGGGAGCGCGGAGCTTGCGCATGGACCACCGCCCGGCATGTCTCCCTTCGGGCCTTGCCACCTGGGACGTTTCGTCGCGCGCCACACAAGGCGCGCCTGAGACGTGGAGCCCTCCGGGACCTTATGGCACCTCGGTCGGTGCTCGCCGCGCCCACCCGCGCCCTGCCGCGCGGAGACCCCCTCCGGCGCTCGCGTGGTGCCAGGTCAAACCGCCGCGCGCTGGACCTGAAGGCTCGTGGCCCCGTGCCAGCAGGCGCTGGTTGCTACGGGCGAGCGCGACGCCACTGCCGCCGGAGCTTTCGTCTCCGGCGGCGCACCTGACGCGCCTGGCGATGCTTGCCTTGCTGCGCCAGCGTCAACGCCAGCAGCTCGAAGGCCGAGTCGACCAGCGAACGGATGCTGAGATCATCCGGGACAACTGCAGCATAACGCTCCCCTAGCCGGATCGCGCGCTTGAGGAACCCGGCGGCTTGGCGCGCCCATCGTGTCGCTGAAGAGCGAGGACCATCACTGGCCGCACCCGCCGCGCGAGCACCGCCATGGGATGCGAACCACTTCAGCCCCAGTTGCACGTGCAGGGGAACGAGCAGCCGAGCAGCCTGCATTTGAGCAGAGTGCAGTGGGAGGTTTCTCGCATGATTCCAGGCGCTTAAGAGCGCTGCGGTTGCGCCGTTAAGATCACCTTGCTGTAAGAAGGCATCGGTCTGACGGCCGTATCCGAGCGCAACCCGCCAGCTGTGAGATAGATCGTCAGGGTGCTCCGCGAGAAGGCGGAGCGCGCTGGTTGTGCTTCGCTGCGCCCATTCCAGCGCTGCGGTGGGGTCTCTTTGCGCGGATGCGATGGCCGAGCGCTGCGCCAGCAGGCGCCAGCGTACAAATGACCATCGCTCGCCTCCGTCGTCATCGGAGAGCTGCAGCGCGATCTGCAGAGCGGCATCGCAAGCTTCTCCTGCCTTGGCAAGGTCACCTCGCGCCCTGAGCGTCGTGCTCAATTCATAGTGGTATTCCAGCAACTCGACCTGCCAGCGCGCTTCGGTGGGATGCTCCGTCGCCCTTCGCTGTACAAGCCCGAGGCCCTCGTGCAACATCTGCTCTGCTGCCGCGTGATCGCCTCTG encodes the following:
- the hemH gene encoding ferrochelatase — encoded protein: MTTAVLLSCHGTVERLDDLPAFVTNIRRGRPAPPEVIDEVRRRFQAIGGSPLMRITQAQADALAARLGLPVAIAGRLWHPYPAEVLGALHRSGVRRVVSLPLAPQSVDVYHAVVRDAAAEQGGMEVRCVPAWGLDPALIDAFVEVIDEALARAPEESRAKTAVILSAHSLPQRIIAAGDPYERQFRAMAAEVERRIAPRRNPVLVAFQSQGMTGDAWLGPDLRSTFDGLAARGVREALIAPIGFVADHVETLYDLDVEAQVFAREAGLARLSRAPAVNTRPRFIDALEALVRRELAQAAP
- a CDS encoding SDR family oxidoreductase, which codes for MASKLAGRVVLITGASSGIGEALAREVARRGGRVVLAARRAERLEALATEIRRSGGEALATPCDVTRDGDVERAVAQASEAFGGLDIAIANAGFGVAGRVEDLALDDFRRQLETNVFGALRTVKAALPELKRSRGGVALVGSVMGYLAVPAVGAYTMSKFAVRALAETLRAELHADGVAVTHVAPGYVASEIRQIDNAGNRHEGAQDPVPRWLVMPAQTAARQIMDGIVARRAEVIVTAHGKLGVSLSRHAPWLLRATVSRLPRKRRVSER
- a CDS encoding tetratricopeptide repeat protein, translating into MRSHSIRRSLAALLVAAACAAPAPASGEPPPSLSRVEALLAQGDYAEAEKVVLSLQGGKERAAALLAKARIELLTGRYDDAVKTAKAAAALGKEARIAAAPLRAEALARRGKMAEAIAAVREVEREDDARRARLMLGELLIESGKRGEARAPLMTIIDDYNDDKITASDAEGLSLVGRAAHLLRSARDANDAFNAAEKVGGKQRVETLLWRAELFLDKYDPGHAGQVVKEALKLAPKDPFSRVAMARVKLESAMDFGGADSEVAQALSVNPNLAEAYFVRAGLALRDMDIDAADAAADRGLKVNPNDLELLSIKAAGRFLADDAAGFEAIKAKVLGLNPGFSRFFQIVGEFAEWEHRYDDIVKMMAEATQVDPDDAKAHATLGLNLIRAGDEKSGVLSLQKAWDKDRFNVRVFNTLNLYEKDIATQYVTVEGQTFRVRYHKQERAILERYVPRMLEEAWGSMVKRYGFTPKVPVSIELYASTENFSVRTSGLPNVGIQGVCFGQTLAALSPAAGEFNWGNVLWHELGHVFAIQLSKNHVPRWFTEGLSEYETIVRRPEWHREEDPALFAALKGGRIPAVDGFNRAFTHVDNIEDVTMAYFAASQIVVFMAGEFGFPKVVSMLPRWAAGKRTQEVVKESLGISAEELDRRFRAWLKPRLERYEKQYVPDLHAPPLDEARKAAARAPKDAKRLVELALALFEDGQRQEGEAVLAEALRVDPKQPDATYLKVRAAFAEKKPDEAARLLSKMIADGNDGYVVRMKLADLAELKKDAAKMKANLEAASRQDPTQAEPLQGLYDLAHRQKDAAGELSALRRLALLDQHDRRVWRRLLRLLVERGAWEEARKVGEGAIFVDVANPEIHRLYARALARTGRHVSAIYELNSALLAGSKPGDAAEIYGELAKAYAKMKRDDYAKQALEYQKAMRGASPPAPRAMPD